One Tolypothrix bouteillei VB521301 DNA window includes the following coding sequences:
- a CDS encoding efflux RND transporter permease subunit, translated as MSFNVSAWSIKKPVPTIVLFLILTIVGWFSFQSLGIDTNPNIDVPTVQVKVTQPGAGPAELEFQVTKKIEDAVAGLGNIDELRSTVTDGVSTTTINFVLGTNTDRATNDVRNAVSQIRQNLPQDINDPIVQRVDFAGGAILTYAVRSDKRSVEELSNLVDQTISRALLAVRGVAQVNRIGGVNREIRINLDPARLQSLGITATQVNEQIRAFNINLPGGRAELGGSEQNIRTLGSAASVQVLRNYEIVLPGGGSVPLSSLGTVEDSYGDVRQSASLNNKPVVAFQVLRSTGSVMVTVEEGVKASVEKLQKTLPPDVKLDLIFTRAAFVRDSYQSTIDELIQASILAVIVIMAFLRDWRATLITAVALPLSMIPTFAVQYALGYTLNNMTLLALALAVGNLVDDAVVEIENMERHMSMGKSARQAAFDSSDEVGLAVIASAATIIAVFLPVAFMGGIPGQFFQPFGLTVAVSTIFSTLVARMITPMMGAYLMKDKHPNREGENGKFSHSPTPHLSSSRQRFRPYKSLLRFALRHRLTTMGIAIAFFIASLMLVPLIPKGLVDGGDIGISIISAELPPGSSLEDSKQVATQITNLVKDNPNVLSVLSVEDINTATLTLRLKPKEEGRKVSQVEFEKSVRPLLEQVPGARIGFQSAGSVGGRKDLTLLLRSENPEALIQAANAIEKQMRGIPGLVEISSSASLVKPEILVVPDPQRAADLGVSVQSIARTASLATIGDNDASLAKYNLPDRQIPIRIQIDPKAREDLTTLKNLQVPTSNGGVVPLVAVADIRFGSGPASINRFDRTRQVSLEANLEGISLGDGLKAVNQLPAMQKLPPGVTLQNSGDAKIMSDIFGRFGGALGLALMCIYAILVLLYNNFLHPITIMAALPFCLGGALVGLMLAQKALGIYALIGIVLLMGIVTKNSILLVDYTIINMEEGKTQRQALIEAGVSRLRPIMMTSLATIAGTVPLALGIGAGAEVRQSMGVAILGGFTTSTLLTLVVVPVLFSYIDDFQNWMLNIVKHGFGMKKKQRRNVAEGNNVVRDLPPAN; from the coding sequence ATGTCTTTCAATGTTTCAGCTTGGTCGATAAAAAAGCCAGTTCCAACAATAGTATTATTCTTGATTTTGACGATAGTGGGTTGGTTTTCTTTCCAATCTTTAGGGATTGATACTAACCCTAATATTGATGTTCCAACAGTACAGGTAAAAGTCACGCAACCGGGGGCGGGACCTGCGGAATTGGAATTTCAAGTTACTAAAAAAATTGAAGACGCTGTGGCGGGGCTGGGTAACATTGACGAATTGCGATCGACAGTCACCGATGGCGTTTCTACAACGACCATTAATTTTGTGTTGGGGACAAACACAGACCGCGCTACAAATGATGTTCGCAATGCTGTCTCCCAAATTCGTCAAAACCTTCCCCAAGACATTAATGACCCTATCGTGCAACGCGTAGACTTTGCTGGGGGTGCTATTCTAACCTATGCAGTCAGATCTGATAAGCGTTCTGTAGAGGAATTAAGCAATCTGGTTGACCAAACTATCAGCCGTGCGTTGCTAGCGGTGCGAGGGGTAGCACAAGTGAATCGGATAGGTGGAGTGAACCGAGAAATTCGGATTAACTTAGATCCGGCTCGCTTGCAATCTTTAGGTATTACTGCTACTCAAGTCAACGAGCAGATCCGGGCTTTTAACATTAACTTACCAGGTGGGCGTGCAGAACTCGGTGGTAGCGAACAAAATATTCGTACTCTCGGTAGTGCTGCTAGCGTACAAGTTTTACGAAACTACGAAATTGTTTTACCTGGAGGTGGTTCTGTACCTTTGTCTAGCTTGGGAACGGTAGAAGATAGCTACGGTGATGTGCGACAATCTGCAAGCTTGAATAACAAACCTGTGGTTGCGTTCCAAGTCCTGCGAAGTACGGGTAGTGTTATGGTGACAGTGGAAGAAGGTGTCAAAGCATCTGTCGAAAAACTGCAAAAGACCCTTCCCCCTGATGTTAAGTTGGACTTAATTTTTACAAGGGCTGCTTTTGTTAGGGACTCTTACCAAAGTACAATTGATGAATTAATCCAAGCTTCAATACTGGCAGTCATTGTTATCATGGCATTTTTACGTGACTGGCGAGCAACATTAATTACGGCTGTAGCATTGCCACTCTCCATGATTCCGACCTTTGCCGTGCAGTATGCTTTGGGTTATACTCTTAACAACATGACCTTACTGGCACTTGCCCTAGCAGTGGGTAACCTAGTAGATGATGCTGTCGTAGAAATTGAAAACATGGAACGGCACATGTCAATGGGTAAGTCAGCAAGGCAAGCAGCTTTTGACTCATCTGATGAAGTGGGTTTGGCTGTGATAGCAAGTGCAGCAACAATTATTGCCGTATTTCTACCTGTTGCTTTTATGGGTGGTATTCCCGGTCAATTTTTCCAACCCTTTGGTCTGACTGTTGCTGTTTCTACCATCTTCTCAACTTTGGTAGCCAGGATGATTACGCCAATGATGGGGGCGTATTTGATGAAGGATAAGCATCCGAACAGAGAAGGTGAGAATGGCAAGTTCTCCCATTCCCCCACTCCACACCTTTCCTCCTCCCGTCAGCGTTTCCGACCCTACAAATCCCTGCTCAGATTCGCATTGCGTCACAGGTTAACTACGATGGGGATTGCGATCGCATTCTTCATTGCTAGTTTGATGCTTGTTCCTCTCATTCCCAAGGGATTGGTGGATGGTGGTGATATAGGAATTTCTATTATCTCCGCAGAACTCCCCCCCGGTTCTTCTTTGGAAGATAGCAAACAGGTCGCAACCCAAATCACCAACCTTGTTAAGGACAATCCCAATGTTTTGAGTGTGCTGTCTGTAGAAGATATAAATACTGCAACACTTACACTTCGGTTGAAGCCTAAAGAAGAAGGGCGAAAAGTTTCTCAAGTAGAGTTTGAGAAATCCGTGCGTCCTCTGCTAGAACAAGTTCCGGGTGCAAGAATTGGTTTCCAAAGTGCTGGTTCTGTTGGTGGTCGCAAGGATTTAACTTTACTCTTACGCAGTGAAAATCCCGAAGCCTTAATCCAAGCCGCAAATGCGATCGAAAAACAAATGCGGGGAATACCGGGATTGGTAGAGATATCTTCGAGTGCAAGTTTGGTGAAACCAGAGATTTTGGTTGTTCCCGATCCGCAACGGGCGGCTGATTTAGGAGTCTCGGTGCAATCTATTGCCCGCACTGCATCTCTTGCTACGATTGGAGATAATGATGCTAGCTTGGCAAAATACAATTTACCCGATCGCCAAATCCCCATCCGCATCCAAATTGACCCCAAAGCCCGTGAGGATCTCACGACTCTCAAAAATCTTCAAGTTCCCACTTCTAACGGAGGTGTCGTTCCCTTAGTGGCGGTTGCAGATATCCGCTTTGGCAGCGGACCCGCAAGTATAAACCGTTTCGATCGCACCCGTCAAGTTTCTTTAGAAGCGAACTTAGAAGGAATTTCCTTGGGAGATGGTTTGAAAGCAGTCAATCAACTACCTGCTATGCAGAAGCTACCTCCAGGAGTCACGTTGCAAAACTCTGGTGATGCCAAAATTATGTCTGACATCTTCGGTCGTTTTGGCGGTGCATTGGGGCTTGCTTTAATGTGTATCTATGCAATTCTCGTTTTGTTGTATAATAACTTCCTCCACCCCATAACAATTATGGCTGCGTTACCTTTCTGTTTGGGTGGCGCGTTGGTAGGTTTGATGCTCGCACAAAAAGCCTTGGGAATCTATGCTTTGATTGGTATTGTGTTGTTGATGGGGATTGTCACAAAAAATTCAATTCTATTAGTTGACTACACGATTATCAACATGGAGGAAGGAAAAACCCAACGTCAAGCACTGATAGAAGCAGGAGTATCCCGTTTGCGCCCAATTATGATGACTTCACTAGCAACCATCGCAGGTACTGTTCCCCTAGCATTGGGAATTGGTGCTGGTGCAGAAGTCCGTCAATCAATGGGTGTTGCTATCTTGGGAGGTTTTACCACTTCTACTTTGCTAACCTTGGTAGTCGTACCCGTGTTGTTCTCATATATTGATGATTTCCAAAACTGGATGCTGAATATAGTTAAACACGGTTTTGGGATGAAGAAAAAGCAACGGCGAAATGTTGCTGAAGGGAACAACGTGGTAAGGGATTTGCCGCCTGCTAACTGA
- a CDS encoding efflux RND transporter periplasmic adaptor subunit, translated as MGEESLSKLELEESVVVKDAIREEEITVPKQGNPWLIPLLVGTGLGVALSFGGMRLFSNLSVNQQPVATKSVAIAPNMTVTVALVETTRVARTLYATGSVAARDLTPVLPQANGLQIKQILVKEGEKVKVGQVMAILDDSLLKDQIRQAQAEVEAKQADVASKQADLISKQAAVSSSEAVVASNQAIVQQKLADLAQAKAKLREAQLNFDRNQKLSNEGAISLQQFDTATTNLATAREAVRLAEANIKSAQANVKNAQANIGGALAGVNIARANINSAQANVRSSAAKIGQLKTQLGQTVVRAPVSGVVAEKLARVGDVTGVPPQTQVGTVVGGTQKLFSIIQDGELELLARVPEIQLPQVRIDAPVQVTSALDSRVKLEGKVREIEPVVNQQRREATVKINLPATTSLKPGMFARAAITSTTTTGIGVPQKAVLPQSDGSVIVFMLSGEDTVRAQKVELGEVLIGGRVEVKKGLQRGDRIVVQGAGYLKDGDKVRVVNADS; from the coding sequence GTGGGTGAAGAGAGTTTATCGAAACTAGAACTAGAAGAGTCAGTGGTGGTAAAAGACGCCATTAGGGAAGAGGAAATAACGGTTCCAAAGCAAGGTAACCCTTGGCTAATACCGTTGTTAGTAGGTACGGGTCTGGGTGTTGCTCTCTCCTTTGGAGGAATGCGCCTTTTCAGTAATCTTTCGGTGAACCAACAACCAGTTGCAACTAAATCGGTGGCAATAGCACCAAACATGACTGTCACTGTTGCACTAGTGGAAACAACCCGTGTTGCTCGTACATTGTATGCAACGGGAAGTGTAGCAGCACGCGATCTAACTCCAGTTTTACCCCAAGCAAATGGTTTGCAAATCAAACAAATTCTTGTGAAGGAAGGAGAAAAAGTCAAAGTCGGTCAAGTGATGGCTATCTTAGACGATTCTCTTCTTAAAGACCAAATTCGGCAAGCACAAGCGGAAGTAGAGGCAAAACAGGCGGATGTTGCTTCCAAACAAGCTGATTTGATATCGAAACAAGCAGCAGTATCATCGAGCGAAGCAGTTGTTGCTTCCAATCAAGCAATTGTCCAGCAAAAATTAGCTGACTTAGCTCAAGCTAAAGCAAAATTGAGAGAAGCACAACTCAATTTCGATCGCAATCAAAAATTATCGAATGAAGGAGCAATTAGCCTCCAACAATTTGATACTGCTACAACAAATTTGGCAACGGCAAGAGAGGCAGTACGCCTTGCAGAAGCCAATATAAAAAGCGCTCAAGCCAATGTTAAGAACGCTCAAGCGAACATTGGCGGTGCATTGGCAGGTGTCAATATTGCTCGAGCTAATATTAATAGCGCCCAAGCGAATGTCAGGAGTAGTGCGGCTAAAATAGGACAACTCAAAACTCAACTCGGACAAACTGTGGTTCGCGCCCCTGTCTCAGGAGTTGTGGCAGAAAAATTGGCACGAGTTGGAGATGTGACAGGCGTACCGCCACAAACTCAAGTTGGAACTGTAGTTGGTGGAACACAAAAATTGTTCTCAATTATTCAAGATGGCGAGTTGGAGTTACTTGCACGAGTCCCAGAAATTCAATTGCCACAAGTCCGAATTGATGCACCCGTGCAAGTCACTTCCGCTTTGGATAGTCGGGTGAAATTGGAAGGAAAAGTGAGAGAAATAGAACCTGTTGTCAATCAGCAAAGGCGCGAAGCAACGGTAAAAATTAATTTACCTGCTACGACTTCTTTGAAACCAGGTATGTTTGCTCGTGCTGCTATTACTAGCACAACAACAACAGGTATTGGTGTACCGCAAAAAGCCGTATTACCACAATCTGATGGCAGTGTCATCGTATTCATGCTATCGGGTGAAGACACCGTTCGCGCCCAAAAAGTAGAACTAGGAGAGGTTCTTATTGGTGGCAGAGTGGAAGTTAAAAAAGGATTGCAACGTGGCGATCGCATCGTTGTTCAAGGTGCTGGTTATCTCAAAGATGGTGACAAAGTACGAGTCGTTAATGCTGATAGTTAA